A stretch of Rhododendron vialii isolate Sample 1 chromosome 4a, ASM3025357v1 DNA encodes these proteins:
- the LOC131322314 gene encoding large ribosomal subunit protein P2y-like isoform X3 — translation MKIIAAYLLAVLGVGAEVDDERVQLLLSEVKGKDITDLIASGREKLASVPSGGGGGAVAMVASSAGGGAPAALAASEAKKEEKEEEKEELDGVLQCRSHLHKCFSCGLSFMSCLIDSDPRRYIVLLLWNHQKVPTTVVKVFKFCRECYV, via the exons TTGGAGCTGAAGTTGATGATGAGAGGGTTCAGCTTCTTTTGTCGGAAGTTAAGGGTAAGGATATAACGGACCTTATTGCATCTGGAAGGGAGAAGTTGGCATCAGTTCCTtctggtggcggtggtggtgctGTTGCAATGGTTGCATCTTCAGCCGGTGGTGGTGCCCCTGCTGCTCTAGCAGCAAGTGAGGccaagaaagaggaaaaggaggaagagaaagaggagttGGATGGG GTTTTACAATGCCGTTCACATCTCCACAAATGCTTCTCTTGCGGATTGTCCTTCATGAGTTGCCTTATTGACTCGGACCCAAGACGTTACATTGTTTTGTTACTATGGAATCATCAAAAAGTTCCCACCACAGTTGTCAAGGTTTTCAAATTTTGCAGAGAATGCTATGTTTGA